Proteins from a single region of Lysinibacillus sp. JNUCC-52:
- a CDS encoding zinc-dependent alcohol dehydrogenase: MKAVTFQGIKNVEVKEVKDPKIKKADDIIVRLTTTAICGSDLHLIHGMIPNIGKDYVIGHEPMGIVEEVGKGVTKVKKGDRVVIPFNIACGECWYCNHELESQCDNANDNGEMGAYFGYSDTTGGFPGGQAEYLRVPYGNFIPFKIPEKSEVPDESLVLLADAASTAFWSVENAGVKKGDTVVILGCGPVGLLAQKFAWLKGAERVIAVDYIGYRLKHAKKTNNVEIVNFEDHENCGEYLKEITKGGADVVIDCVGMSGKMTPLEFLASGVKLQSGAMGAIVTASQAVRKGGTIQITGVYGGRYNAFPLGDIFQRNVAIRTGQAPVVHIMPHVYNLIADGKVSAGDIITHVLPLEKAKHGYEIFDTKQEDCIKVVLKP, encoded by the coding sequence ATGAAAGCTGTCACTTTTCAAGGCATAAAAAATGTTGAGGTTAAAGAAGTAAAAGACCCAAAAATTAAAAAAGCCGATGATATTATTGTTCGTTTAACCACTACTGCCATTTGCGGGTCCGACTTGCATTTGATTCATGGAATGATTCCGAATATTGGAAAAGACTATGTCATTGGCCATGAACCGATGGGCATTGTAGAAGAAGTTGGTAAAGGTGTGACGAAGGTTAAAAAGGGTGACCGAGTTGTCATTCCTTTTAATATTGCATGCGGGGAATGTTGGTATTGCAATCATGAATTGGAAAGTCAGTGTGATAATGCAAACGATAATGGCGAAATGGGTGCCTACTTTGGTTATTCAGACACAACAGGCGGTTTTCCAGGAGGACAGGCAGAGTATTTGAGGGTTCCATATGGTAATTTTATCCCATTCAAAATTCCAGAGAAATCTGAAGTTCCTGATGAAAGTCTAGTTCTCCTTGCCGATGCTGCTTCCACTGCTTTTTGGAGTGTAGAAAATGCCGGCGTAAAGAAAGGAGATACTGTTGTTATTCTTGGCTGTGGACCTGTTGGACTATTAGCACAAAAATTTGCTTGGTTGAAAGGAGCAGAAAGAGTAATCGCAGTGGACTACATCGGGTATCGTCTTAAACATGCCAAGAAAACAAATAACGTCGAAATTGTTAATTTTGAAGATCATGAAAATTGTGGTGAATATCTGAAAGAGATTACTAAAGGAGGGGCTGACGTTGTCATTGATTGTGTCGGAATGAGCGGAAAAATGACGCCTCTCGAATTTCTTGCAAGTGGCGTAAAACTTCAAAGTGGGGCTATGGGAGCCATTGTCACAGCCAGTCAAGCTGTCCGCAAAGGTGGAACTATCCAAATTACCGGTGTATATGGTGGTCGATACAACGCCTTCCCACTCGGAGATATTTTTCAGCGTAATGTAGCGATTCGTACTGGACAAGCCCCAGTTGTTCATATCATGCCTCATGTCTATAACTTAATTGCTGATGGTAAAGTGAGTGCAGGTGATATCATTACACATGTCCTCCCTCTCGAAAAAGCAAAACATGGTTATGAAATATTCGATACAAAACAGGAAGACTGTATAAAAGTGGTTTTAAAACCCTAA